The following nucleotide sequence is from Vibrio fluvialis.
GTTGACGCTGTACAGGCAGATTTGCGCCGAATTCAGCTCGCCCAACTCCGCTTTAACGCCTTCATTGATCGCCTTGTAGTAGCTGAGCGTCGATTCCCAGCTCATGCCACCAATCATTCCGATGGTTTTCATTGCGTTTCCTTTCATCACCAAACTGCGTTCTCCATCCTAACAAACCAAGCCGAGATGTAATCGGCTTGGCTCACACTTTCCTTTCAATAACGGAGAGAACCTGACTCTTGAGGGCAGTGTCTTTTTGCCTGATTTGCGTTAAGGTGTGTGACCTAATCTCCCATCGAAAACCTCCAACAAGGGAACAGCATGAAACAGTCGATCATTCACATCAGTATCGTCGTGCACGATTATGATGAAGCGCTGGATTTCTACATCAATAAACTCAAATTTGAACTGGTTGAAGACACGTATCAACCTGAGCAGGATAAACGTTGGGTGGTGGTCTCTCCGCCGGGTTCACAGGGCGTTACTCTGCTGCTGGCCAAGGCATCCAAACCGGAGCAAAAGCCTTTTATCGGCAACCAGACTGGCGGTCGCGTATTTCTGTTTTTGAATACCGATGATTTCTGGCGCGACTACCATCGTATGGTCGAAGATGGGATTCACTTTGTCCGCCCGCCGGCCGAAGCCGATTACGGAACCGTCGCGGTGTTTGAAGATCTGTATGGAAATCTGTGGGATCTGCTGCAAATGAACGACAGCCATCCGATGGCAAAGCGTTCGCACTAAATCTGCATGCCAAAACGTCAACGCCTGTAATACTGCGGCGTTGGCGCATTCCACACCCCGATGTTGACATTGCGGTTACAAAACAGCGGCATTTCGCACTACAATCTCAGCAATTTCACGCTTTAGACGAGTCTGCAATGCGCCCATTTTCGCTGGCAATCTGTTTTGTTCTGCTGCTCCCTTGCGCCACACAGGCTCAGAGTGTGCAAGAACAATGGCAACAGTTTTATCAGCAAAGCTGGCAATCCCAACCCTTGAGCGTCACTCAGTCACAACTGAGTGATTCACCGCTCGAAGTACTGTTGGAGAGTGCCCGTTACCCCGATTTTCGCCGCTTCAGTTGGCAGGATATTGAGCAGTTGTATCAGGTGGCGAAAACTTGTCAGCACCCAGCTAAACCGCGCGCTCGCCTTGCGACAGCGGTAGAGTTTGAACTGGTACTGTGCAATAACCAACCGCTGAGTCATCACTGGTTCGCCAGCCACGAACCGCTCCACCCGGCCGGAGGCAGTTACGCCGATCGCTATCTGGCACACTACCCGACGTTGGTACCCGGTTCCGCACTGGCACGTTATCTGACGATTGGTCATAAGCAGCACCCTTTGCATGCTCCGCTCGCGGGCCTGTCTTCTCAGGGGCGGGATAGTCTGCTCAATGGTTATCGCGCCTGGCTGGAGGGCAACACGCTCTGGCTCAGTGGTGAGCAGGGTTGGAAAACGATCGACGCCGCGCACTGGCTGCCCCTTGCTAAGCAGTTGAAGCTTGATCTGCACGCGCAAAACTGCACGTTTCGTTACAGCAACCTGTGTATGGCGTCCATTGAGGCGAGCGCCCGATGGCTTACTCTGTTAGTCAGTGCGCTCATCGCAGCCGTCACGTTTCTGCTCGTCAAATCACTCTATACACGTCGTCAGCACAGCCGCGAAAAACGCTTTGTGCTGCAACTGCTCACGCACGAATTACGCACGCCGATCACCAGCCTGGGGCTGACTGTCGAGCTGTTCCGCGAGCAGTTTGATCAATTATCGCCAAACACTCAGGATACCGTGTGGCGGCTGATGTCCGATCATCAGCGTCTCACCCAACTGACAGAAAACAGCAAAGTCTACCTGAGTGCCCGCCGCTCAGAGCCACTGCTTAAACAGACGGCGTCGCTGGATGACTGGCTGAGCCACATCGCGGAGAAACACGGATTGAGTTATCAACTGAATGACGAACGTGAGCTGGCGCTGCCTTTTTACTGGCTGACTATCTGTCTCGACAACCTGATCAACAACGCTCGTCAACATGGCAAAGGGCCGATATTACTTAAGGCCGAAGTGGCGGAGACGCTCAGGATTGAAGTTCGCGATGGCGGTGAGTTGCCTTCGTCGTTCACGCGCTGGCTGCGCCGCTTTCAGCCGCAATCGGACACCAACAACATGGGCATCGGGCTGAGCATCGTGGCTCATCTGATGTCGATGATGGGTGGCAGACTGCGCCTTCATCGCCACCCCACCCGCTGTATTCTGGAGCTGCCGTTATGAACACCCTGCTGTTGATTGAAGATGATACGCTGCTTGGTCAGGGACTGGTGACGCTGTTCGAGTCACAAGGGTATCAGTGCTTGTGGGTTCAGGAAGCCCGTCAAGTAGAGACTTTGTGGTACAAGGTCGATTTAGTGATCCTTGATCGCCAACTGAATGACGGGGATTCGCTCCGGCATCTGCCGCAATGGCTACAGCGCAAAGCACTGCCGGTTATCATGCTGACTGCCAAAGTGGAAACCGAGGAGAAAGTGGCCGGATTAATGGCTGGGGCCAAAGATTATGTGACCAAGCCGTTTGCACATGAAGAGTTAGTGGCGAGGGTGATCAGCCAGCTCAGACCGCTCGGCACCAGTTCCCTGCAATATGGCGAGATCCACATTGAACTCGCCAAACGAGAGGTGATGACAAACGGGCAAGCCGTTGTGCTCAAGCCAAAAGAATTTCAGCTTCTGGTGTTGCTGGCGCAGAATCCGGGCCGGGTTTTTCATCGCGACGAACTGCTCAACAAAGTGTGGGGCTATGAAGCTTTTCCCAGCACCCGCACGATTGACAACCACATTCTTCGTTTAAGGCAGAAACTGCCGCAACTCAATATCGAAACTTATCGCGGTGTTGGCTACCGACTCAATGAGGCACCGGAATGAATTACCTGCGTTTGCTATTTCCCGTCGCATTGGGGCTATCGTGCCATGTTGAGGCGGGCTGGTTTCCAGACTCACCATTGCAAAAAACCTATTTGGCACTGGCTGAACACCAGCCCAATCTGGCGTGGCAAGAGTTGCAGATTGCACTCGGCGAACAGCAGCTCGATCCCCGGTACTGGCATGCGGCGAAACAAGCCATGTTAACGCAGACTCATTGCGGTAAAGCGTTGCGCGCAGAGCCAGTACAAGTCGCATCTGGCGTCAGCGTCAGTTTCATTCGCCGCTCAGGTGTGGCCTCTCAAGGGTATCAGATCAAACTGAGCGCCGATTCGGTCCCCTCTTCCGTGCCCGTTGAACTTGTGGCTCCTTCGGGAGAGTCGTTGCTAGTAGGCCAATTGGCCCCGAGCGCCGAATATCAGGAAATCGAAACCAGCGAAATGCTCACTCCGCCACCGTTTGGGCTCTATCAGCTTAAACTCGGCACCAATCGCTACCCTTTGGTTGTCTCGGTCGATGATTCACAACCTTGGTTGAGTGTGAACGTGCAGACTCATACCCTGTCACTGAGTCTGCCTGAGACCGTTGCAGGATGCGCAGACCCCGTAGCAAACTGGCTGTGGCTGGATGAACACTATGACATGGTCAAGCTATCGACCGTCATCACCTCAACACAA
It contains:
- a CDS encoding VOC family protein, whose protein sequence is MKQSIIHISIVVHDYDEALDFYINKLKFELVEDTYQPEQDKRWVVVSPPGSQGVTLLLAKASKPEQKPFIGNQTGGRVFLFLNTDDFWRDYHRMVEDGIHFVRPPAEADYGTVAVFEDLYGNLWDLLQMNDSHPMAKRSH
- a CDS encoding ATP-binding protein yields the protein MRPFSLAICFVLLLPCATQAQSVQEQWQQFYQQSWQSQPLSVTQSQLSDSPLEVLLESARYPDFRRFSWQDIEQLYQVAKTCQHPAKPRARLATAVEFELVLCNNQPLSHHWFASHEPLHPAGGSYADRYLAHYPTLVPGSALARYLTIGHKQHPLHAPLAGLSSQGRDSLLNGYRAWLEGNTLWLSGEQGWKTIDAAHWLPLAKQLKLDLHAQNCTFRYSNLCMASIEASARWLTLLVSALIAAVTFLLVKSLYTRRQHSREKRFVLQLLTHELRTPITSLGLTVELFREQFDQLSPNTQDTVWRLMSDHQRLTQLTENSKVYLSARRSEPLLKQTASLDDWLSHIAEKHGLSYQLNDERELALPFYWLTICLDNLINNARQHGKGPILLKAEVAETLRIEVRDGGELPSSFTRWLRRFQPQSDTNNMGIGLSIVAHLMSMMGGRLRLHRHPTRCILELPL
- a CDS encoding response regulator transcription factor, with the translated sequence MNTLLLIEDDTLLGQGLVTLFESQGYQCLWVQEARQVETLWYKVDLVILDRQLNDGDSLRHLPQWLQRKALPVIMLTAKVETEEKVAGLMAGAKDYVTKPFAHEELVARVISQLRPLGTSSLQYGEIHIELAKREVMTNGQAVVLKPKEFQLLVLLAQNPGRVFHRDELLNKVWGYEAFPSTRTIDNHILRLRQKLPQLNIETYRGVGYRLNEAPE
- a CDS encoding DUF2861 family protein, producing MNYLRLLFPVALGLSCHVEAGWFPDSPLQKTYLALAEHQPNLAWQELQIALGEQQLDPRYWHAAKQAMLTQTHCGKALRAEPVQVASGVSVSFIRRSGVASQGYQIKLSADSVPSSVPVELVAPSGESLLVGQLAPSAEYQEIETSEMLTPPPFGLYQLKLGTNRYPLVVSVDDSQPWLSVNVQTHTLSLSLPETVAGCADPVANWLWLDEHYDMVKLSTVITSTQTSLPGTGQTPFTARHLSAVATQFEYQHGVKVEYVQRIAIPLPQEP